In the Brachyhypopomus gauderio isolate BG-103 chromosome 4, BGAUD_0.2, whole genome shotgun sequence genome, one interval contains:
- the ankzf1 gene encoding tRNA endonuclease ANKZF1 → MVDHRSLFEVAADLKLTDGLKEISSLPRCGETWQPTPDPSVVEGFPGEMSSCRRDKDVACLDTAHVTACSACQCALTSREEQMEHYKLDWHRFNLKQRLAGRSPFTVEEFEKKTGAGDLSSISASDSEDDESPGPEGDDLTREGSDSSRLSIKVVLQNSEGQYMCLFRCAVQNTKVEGDENVVDSLLKVSDKTVWVILMTGGGHFAGAVFQGKEILQHKTFHRYTVRAKRGTAQGLRDAQNRGHTPKSAGSTLRRHNEAALIKDIQDLLKNWTNYLKSASTIFLRAPKAARSVFFGGREAPLEKNDTRVCSLPLATRRSTFREIKRVHDVLSTVHIYDKNVDISSILSPSKRSWQRKLPNTVPQTHAAVISQVDEDDEQSSEDEGSVQLEMLQVTLSTLDLREHEVKPSKKKRRKRKCIETERAYSGSKSPAAMKQHVEHVVRARQPETLEETPDPRQAKNEQDVVCEQWETSLRDALYTACKTGDTETLHTLLCVAEPQGEGQEEGRRALQLLNTPIDSTGFTLLHVASATAQKAVVTLLLDAGSDPACRDRKGRTPYAVSPDKNTRNTFRKYMAEHPDKYDYTKAQVPGPLTAEVESKKAEKKKAQTAARRQREREQKQERRRQEEERRRQEQEQQDRSRFVELSDAEKRELTLQSTGASFSNTRRCWQCGESLLGKVPFQYLDFSFCTTRCVQTHRKANAAPTP, encoded by the exons ATGGTGGACCACCGCTCTCTGTTCGAGGTGGCAGCAGACCTGAAGCTCACCGATGGACTCAAAGAGATTTCAAGCCTGCCACGCTGTGGGGAGACCTGGCAGCCCACCCCAGACCCCTCCGTGGTGGAAG GATTTCCTGGTGAGATGAGTTCCTGCCGCAGAGATAAGGATGTTGCATGCCTGGACACAGCACATGTGACCGCTTGCTCTGCGTGCCAGTGTGCATTAACAAGTCGAGAAGAGCAG ATGGAGCATTACAAACTGGACTGGCACCGTTTCAACCTGAAACAGCGTCTGGCTGGACGATCACCATTCACTGTGGAGGAGtttgagaaaaagacaggagcaG GTGACCTGTCCAGTATTTCAGCTTCGGACTCGGAGGATGATGAATCGCCCGGTCCTGAAGGTGATGATCTGACCCGTGAGGGGTCAGATAGCAGCCGCTTGTCCATCAAGGTGGTGTTACAGAACTCTGAGGGACAGTACATGTGTCTGTTCCGCTGTGCAGTACAGAACACCAAA GTTGAAGGTGATGAGAATGTGGTTGATTCTCTGCTGAAAGTCTCAGATAAGACGGTTTGGGTGATCCTGATGACaggaggaggtcattttgcTGGAGCCGTATTTCAAGG CAAAGAGATCTTACAGCATAAGACATTCCACCGGTACACGGTGCGGGCAAAGCGAGGTACAGCACAGGGACTCAGGGATGCCCAGAACCGTGGACACACCCCCAAATCAGCAGGCTCCACCCTCAGGCGCCACAATGAGGCTGCACTGATCAAG GATATTCAAGATCTTCTGAAGAACTGGACTAACTACCTGAAGTCGGCCAGCACGATCTTCCTGCGAGCCCCAAAGGCTGCGAG GTCTGTGTTTTTTGGAGGTCGAGAAGCCCCACTGGAGAAGAATGACACCAGAGTCTGCTCACTCCCTCTGGCCACACGCAGATCCACTTTCAGGGAAATAAAGCGTGTCCATGATGTCCTGTCGACCGTTCACATATATG ATAAAAATGTGGACATCTCTAGCATCCTCAGTCCATCAAAGAGAAGTTGGCAACGGAAGCTGCCAAATACCGTCCCTCAGACACACGCAGCAG tgatctCACAGGTAGATGAAGATGATGAGCAGAGCTCGGAAGATGAAGGCTCTGTACAGCTGGAGATGCTGCAGGTCACGTTAAGTACTCTGGACTTGAGAGAGCATGAGGTGAAACCAAGCAAGAAGAAACGCAGGAAAAGGAAGTGCATCGAAACGGAGAGAGCGT actCAGGCAGCAAGAGTCCTGCAGCCATGAAGCAGCATGTGGAGCATGTTGTACGTGCCAGACAGCCGGAGACTCTTGAGGAGACGCCAGACCCGAGACAAGCCAAGAATGAGCAAG ATGTGGTCTGTGAACAGTGGGAGACCAGTCTGAGGGACGCGCTCTACACCGCCTGCAAAACGGGAGACACGGAGACGCTACACACTCTCCTGTGTGTGGCAGAGccgcagggggaggggcaagaGGAGGGGCGGAGGGCGCTCCAGCTTCTCAACACGCCCATCGACTCGACCGGCTTCACGCTGCTGCACGTGGCTTCTGCCACAGCACAGAAGGCCGTCGTCACGCTACTGCTCGATGCAGGGAGTGACCCAGCCTGCAG GGACAGGAAGGGGCGGACGCCGTATGCTGTCTCGCCAGACAAGAACACCAGGAACACATTCAGGAAGTACATGGCCGAGCATCCCGACAAGTATGACTACACGAAGGCCCAG GTtccaggccctctgactgctGAAGTGGAGAGTAAGAAGGCTGAGAAGAAGAAGGCCCAGACGGCTGCGAGAAGGCAGCGTGAGCGAGAACAGAAGCAGGAGCGGcggagacaggaggaggagcggCGGAGACAGGAGCAGGAGCAGCAGGACAGGAGCAGATTTGTGGAGCTGAGTGATGCAGAGAAG AGGGAGCTGACGCTACAGTCAACAGGAGCTTCATTCAGCAACACCAG acgaTGCTGGCAGTGTGGAGAGTCCTTGCTGGGGAAGGTGCCCTTTCAGTATCTGGACTTCTCTTTCTGCACGACGCGCTGCGTGCAGACACACCGCAAGGCCAACGCTGCTCCCACACCGTGA
- the glb1l gene encoding beta-galactosidase-1-like protein isoform X3 — MKSNIVFVFVSLCSAVMNVLADERSFSIDYKNNRFLKDGKPFQYISGSIHYSRVPRCYWKDRLLKMYMTGLNAVQVYVPWNFHEPVQGIYKFEGDRDLEYFLDLANQTGLLVILRPGPYICAEWDMGGLPAWLLQNPDIILRSSDSDYLHAVSNWTAVLLTKVRSWLYQRGGNIISVQVENEYGSYFACDYNYMRHLHKLFRFFLGEDVVLFTTDGNTDKELVCGTLEGLYATIDFGTDTNVTTAFSRLRRFEPHGPLVNSEFYTGWLDHWGDRHASVNIQNVSTMLGHMLSMGASVNMYMFEGGTNFGYWNGADDDTRFRSVVTSYDYDAPLSEAGDPTDKLLAIREVIKNFREIPSGPLPPATPKMAYGFVNLQKIGNISGLLDTLSPQGPVQSQHLLTFEEMKQYYGFMLYRTKLPQDLPSATPLISPANGIHDRAYVSVNGVYQGVMERDVTLVVNVTGRLADQLDILVENMGRVNFGSKISDRPIGEPHPGKRCAHRLADLLSGH, encoded by the exons ATGAAGTCAAATATTGTTTTCgtttttgtaagtttgtgtTCAGCAGTCATGAATGTTTTG GCAGACGAGCGCTCCTTCTCCATAGATTACAAGAACAACCGTTTCCTCAAAGATGGAAAGCCTTTCCAGTACATTTCGGGCAGCATCCACTACTCCAGAGTTCCGCGGTGTTACTGGAAGGACCGGCTGCTGAAGATGTACATGACGGGACTCAACGCAGTTCAAGT GTATGTGCCATGGAACTTCCACGAGCCTGTGCAGGGAATCTATAAGTTTGAAGGGGACAGAGATCTGGAGTATTTTCTGGATCTGGCCAACCAGACGGGTCTGCTGGTCATCCTGCGTCCAGGCCCGTACATCTGTGCTGAATGGGACATG GGTGGTTTACCTGCCTGGCTGCTCCAAAATCCAGACATTATCCTGCGATCATCAGATTCAG ATTACCTCCACGCAGTGAGTAACTGGACGGCTGTGCTGCTCACCAAAGTGAGGTCCTGGCTTTACCAGAGAGGAGGGAACATTATCAGTGTGCAG gtggagaatgagtatGGCAGTTATTTTGCCTGTGACTACAACTACATGCGACATCTACACAAGTTGTTCCGGTTCTTCCTGGGGGAGGATGTAGTCCTCTTCACCACAGATGGGAATACGGATAAAGAGCTGGTCTGTGGAACCCTGGAGGGTCTTTACGCCACCATAGACTTTGGAACAG ACACTAATGTAACAACAGCCTTCAGTCGCCTGAGGAGGTTTGAACCACATGGACCACTG GTGAACTCCGAGTTCTACACGGGTTGGCTGGATCATTGGGGGGACCGCCATGCCTCTGTCAACATTCAGAACGTCAGCACAATGTTGGGACACATGTTGTCCATGGGAGCCAGTGTCAACAT GTACATGTTTGAAGGAGGGACTAACTTTGGTTACTGGAATG GAGCTGATGACGACACACGGTTCCGATCTGTTGTGACCAGTTATGATTACGATGCTCCTTTATCAGAAGCTGGGGATCCCACTGACAAGCTGCTGGCCATCAGAGAGGTCATTAAGAAT TTTCGTGAAATTCCATCAGGGCCCCTCCCCCCAGCCACTCCCAAGATGGCATATGGGTTTGTGAATCTACAGAAG ATTGGGAACATCAGTGGCTTGTTGGATACTCTGTCACCTCAGGGTCCGGTGCAGTCTCAGCATCTTCTAACATTTGAGGAAATGAAACAG TATTATGGATTCATGCTGTACCGGACAAAACTGCCACAGGACCTTCCCAGTGCCACGCCCCTAATCTCACCAGCCAATGGCATTCATGATCGAGCATACGTCTCTGTGAATGGG GTGTACCAgggtgtgatggagagagacgTGACGTTAGTGGTGAACGTGACAGGACGGCTCGCGGACCAGCTGGACATTCTGGTGGAGAACATGGGCAGGGTGAACTTCGGGAGCAAGATCAGTGACC GGCCTATTGGGGAACCTCATCCTGGGAAACGATGTGCTCACCGATTGGCTGATTTACTCTCTGGACATTGA
- the glb1l gene encoding beta-galactosidase-1-like protein isoform X1, with protein sequence MKSNIVFVFVSLCSAVMNVLADERSFSIDYKNNRFLKDGKPFQYISGSIHYSRVPRCYWKDRLLKMYMTGLNAVQVYVPWNFHEPVQGIYKFEGDRDLEYFLDLANQTGLLVILRPGPYICAEWDMGGLPAWLLQNPDIILRSSDSDYLHAVSNWTAVLLTKVRSWLYQRGGNIISVQVENEYGSYFACDYNYMRHLHKLFRFFLGEDVVLFTTDGNTDKELVCGTLEGLYATIDFGTDTNVTTAFSRLRRFEPHGPLVNSEFYTGWLDHWGDRHASVNIQNVSTMLGHMLSMGASVNMYMFEGGTNFGYWNGADDDTRFRSVVTSYDYDAPLSEAGDPTDKLLAIREVIKNFREIPSGPLPPATPKMAYGFVNLQKIGNISGLLDTLSPQGPVQSQHLLTFEEMKQYYGFMLYRTKLPQDLPSATPLISPANGIHDRAYVSVNGVYQGVMERDVTLVVNVTGRLADQLDILVENMGRVNFGSKISDRKGLLGNLILGNDVLTDWLIYSLDIDEVIHSGWPQSMRKDIRSGSETDGGSGPTVYSGTLQLPGPAHDTFIRCHGWTKGQVWINGVNLGRYWPQRGPQQTLYVPGPLLSSTLPNNITLLELEEAPQHSRVLFMDRPLLNTTAAPP encoded by the exons ATGAAGTCAAATATTGTTTTCgtttttgtaagtttgtgtTCAGCAGTCATGAATGTTTTG GCAGACGAGCGCTCCTTCTCCATAGATTACAAGAACAACCGTTTCCTCAAAGATGGAAAGCCTTTCCAGTACATTTCGGGCAGCATCCACTACTCCAGAGTTCCGCGGTGTTACTGGAAGGACCGGCTGCTGAAGATGTACATGACGGGACTCAACGCAGTTCAAGT GTATGTGCCATGGAACTTCCACGAGCCTGTGCAGGGAATCTATAAGTTTGAAGGGGACAGAGATCTGGAGTATTTTCTGGATCTGGCCAACCAGACGGGTCTGCTGGTCATCCTGCGTCCAGGCCCGTACATCTGTGCTGAATGGGACATG GGTGGTTTACCTGCCTGGCTGCTCCAAAATCCAGACATTATCCTGCGATCATCAGATTCAG ATTACCTCCACGCAGTGAGTAACTGGACGGCTGTGCTGCTCACCAAAGTGAGGTCCTGGCTTTACCAGAGAGGAGGGAACATTATCAGTGTGCAG gtggagaatgagtatGGCAGTTATTTTGCCTGTGACTACAACTACATGCGACATCTACACAAGTTGTTCCGGTTCTTCCTGGGGGAGGATGTAGTCCTCTTCACCACAGATGGGAATACGGATAAAGAGCTGGTCTGTGGAACCCTGGAGGGTCTTTACGCCACCATAGACTTTGGAACAG ACACTAATGTAACAACAGCCTTCAGTCGCCTGAGGAGGTTTGAACCACATGGACCACTG GTGAACTCCGAGTTCTACACGGGTTGGCTGGATCATTGGGGGGACCGCCATGCCTCTGTCAACATTCAGAACGTCAGCACAATGTTGGGACACATGTTGTCCATGGGAGCCAGTGTCAACAT GTACATGTTTGAAGGAGGGACTAACTTTGGTTACTGGAATG GAGCTGATGACGACACACGGTTCCGATCTGTTGTGACCAGTTATGATTACGATGCTCCTTTATCAGAAGCTGGGGATCCCACTGACAAGCTGCTGGCCATCAGAGAGGTCATTAAGAAT TTTCGTGAAATTCCATCAGGGCCCCTCCCCCCAGCCACTCCCAAGATGGCATATGGGTTTGTGAATCTACAGAAG ATTGGGAACATCAGTGGCTTGTTGGATACTCTGTCACCTCAGGGTCCGGTGCAGTCTCAGCATCTTCTAACATTTGAGGAAATGAAACAG TATTATGGATTCATGCTGTACCGGACAAAACTGCCACAGGACCTTCCCAGTGCCACGCCCCTAATCTCACCAGCCAATGGCATTCATGATCGAGCATACGTCTCTGTGAATGGG GTGTACCAgggtgtgatggagagagacgTGACGTTAGTGGTGAACGTGACAGGACGGCTCGCGGACCAGCTGGACATTCTGGTGGAGAACATGGGCAGGGTGAACTTCGGGAGCAAGATCAGTGACCGTAAG GGCCTATTGGGGAACCTCATCCTGGGAAACGATGTGCTCACCGATTGGCTGATTTACTCTCTGGACATTGATGAAGTAATCCACAGTGGCTGGCCTCAGTCTATGAGGAAGGACATCCGTTCTGGAtcagagacagatggaggaagTGGACCAACAGTCTACTCAGGCACGCTCCAGCTCCCAGGCCCCGCCCACGATACCTTCATCAGATGTCATGGATGGACAAAG GGCCAGGTGTGGATTAACGGGGTGAACCTGGGCAGGTACTGGCCCCAGCGGGGCCCCCAGCAGACCCTCTACGTGCCTGGACCCCTTCTGAGTTCCACTCTACCCAACAACATCACCCTGCTGGAGCTAGAGGAAGCACCACAGCACAGCAGAGTTCTGTTCATGGACCGTCCACTGCTCAACACCACGGCAGCCCCACCCTGA
- the glb1l gene encoding beta-galactosidase-1-like protein isoform X2, giving the protein MYMTGLNAVQVYVPWNFHEPVQGIYKFEGDRDLEYFLDLANQTGLLVILRPGPYICAEWDMGGLPAWLLQNPDIILRSSDSDYLHAVSNWTAVLLTKVRSWLYQRGGNIISVQVENEYGSYFACDYNYMRHLHKLFRFFLGEDVVLFTTDGNTDKELVCGTLEGLYATIDFGTDTNVTTAFSRLRRFEPHGPLVNSEFYTGWLDHWGDRHASVNIQNVSTMLGHMLSMGASVNMYMFEGGTNFGYWNGADDDTRFRSVVTSYDYDAPLSEAGDPTDKLLAIREVIKNFREIPSGPLPPATPKMAYGFVNLQKIGNISGLLDTLSPQGPVQSQHLLTFEEMKQYYGFMLYRTKLPQDLPSATPLISPANGIHDRAYVSVNGVYQGVMERDVTLVVNVTGRLADQLDILVENMGRVNFGSKISDRKGLLGNLILGNDVLTDWLIYSLDIDEVIHSGWPQSMRKDIRSGSETDGGSGPTVYSGTLQLPGPAHDTFIRCHGWTKGQVWINGVNLGRYWPQRGPQQTLYVPGPLLSSTLPNNITLLELEEAPQHSRVLFMDRPLLNTTAAPP; this is encoded by the exons ATGTACATGACGGGACTCAACGCAGTTCAAGT GTATGTGCCATGGAACTTCCACGAGCCTGTGCAGGGAATCTATAAGTTTGAAGGGGACAGAGATCTGGAGTATTTTCTGGATCTGGCCAACCAGACGGGTCTGCTGGTCATCCTGCGTCCAGGCCCGTACATCTGTGCTGAATGGGACATG GGTGGTTTACCTGCCTGGCTGCTCCAAAATCCAGACATTATCCTGCGATCATCAGATTCAG ATTACCTCCACGCAGTGAGTAACTGGACGGCTGTGCTGCTCACCAAAGTGAGGTCCTGGCTTTACCAGAGAGGAGGGAACATTATCAGTGTGCAG gtggagaatgagtatGGCAGTTATTTTGCCTGTGACTACAACTACATGCGACATCTACACAAGTTGTTCCGGTTCTTCCTGGGGGAGGATGTAGTCCTCTTCACCACAGATGGGAATACGGATAAAGAGCTGGTCTGTGGAACCCTGGAGGGTCTTTACGCCACCATAGACTTTGGAACAG ACACTAATGTAACAACAGCCTTCAGTCGCCTGAGGAGGTTTGAACCACATGGACCACTG GTGAACTCCGAGTTCTACACGGGTTGGCTGGATCATTGGGGGGACCGCCATGCCTCTGTCAACATTCAGAACGTCAGCACAATGTTGGGACACATGTTGTCCATGGGAGCCAGTGTCAACAT GTACATGTTTGAAGGAGGGACTAACTTTGGTTACTGGAATG GAGCTGATGACGACACACGGTTCCGATCTGTTGTGACCAGTTATGATTACGATGCTCCTTTATCAGAAGCTGGGGATCCCACTGACAAGCTGCTGGCCATCAGAGAGGTCATTAAGAAT TTTCGTGAAATTCCATCAGGGCCCCTCCCCCCAGCCACTCCCAAGATGGCATATGGGTTTGTGAATCTACAGAAG ATTGGGAACATCAGTGGCTTGTTGGATACTCTGTCACCTCAGGGTCCGGTGCAGTCTCAGCATCTTCTAACATTTGAGGAAATGAAACAG TATTATGGATTCATGCTGTACCGGACAAAACTGCCACAGGACCTTCCCAGTGCCACGCCCCTAATCTCACCAGCCAATGGCATTCATGATCGAGCATACGTCTCTGTGAATGGG GTGTACCAgggtgtgatggagagagacgTGACGTTAGTGGTGAACGTGACAGGACGGCTCGCGGACCAGCTGGACATTCTGGTGGAGAACATGGGCAGGGTGAACTTCGGGAGCAAGATCAGTGACCGTAAG GGCCTATTGGGGAACCTCATCCTGGGAAACGATGTGCTCACCGATTGGCTGATTTACTCTCTGGACATTGATGAAGTAATCCACAGTGGCTGGCCTCAGTCTATGAGGAAGGACATCCGTTCTGGAtcagagacagatggaggaagTGGACCAACAGTCTACTCAGGCACGCTCCAGCTCCCAGGCCCCGCCCACGATACCTTCATCAGATGTCATGGATGGACAAAG GGCCAGGTGTGGATTAACGGGGTGAACCTGGGCAGGTACTGGCCCCAGCGGGGCCCCCAGCAGACCCTCTACGTGCCTGGACCCCTTCTGAGTTCCACTCTACCCAACAACATCACCCTGCTGGAGCTAGAGGAAGCACCACAGCACAGCAGAGTTCTGTTCATGGACCGTCCACTGCTCAACACCACGGCAGCCCCACCCTGA